From the Hevea brasiliensis isolate MT/VB/25A 57/8 chromosome 15, ASM3005281v1, whole genome shotgun sequence genome, one window contains:
- the LOC110658659 gene encoding ABC transporter G family member 14, translating into MSEAYDGVVLAHPIQANQQSVLQISRYPITLKFEEVVYKVKLEQQGLCCSVTWGSREKTILNGITGMVCPGEILAMLGPSGSGKTTLLTALGGRLNGKLSGKITYNGQPFSGSIKRRTGFVAQDDVLYPHLTVKETLLFTALLRLPKTLTQEEKLQHVERVITELGLTRCQNSMIGGPLFRGISGGEKKRVSIGQEMLINPSLLLLDEPTSGLDSTTAQRIITTIKRLASGGRTVVTTIHQPSSRLYHMFDKVVLLSEGSPIYYGPASSALEYFSSVGFSTSMTINPADLLLDLANGIAPDSKHGTEQGENMELEQKSVKEALLSGYEKNISTRLKAELCSLDINSYNYTKEASTRIDTMSEQWCTSWWHQFKVLFQRGLKERRYESFNRLRIFQVISVAVLGGLLWWHTPSSHIQDRIALLFFFSVFWGFYPLYNAVFTFPQERRMLIKERASGMYHLSSYFLARTFGDLPLELALPTAFVFIIYWMGGLKPDPITFILSLLVVLYNVLVSQSLGLAIGAILMDIKQATTLASVTTLVFLIAGGYYVQQIPSFIVWLKYLSYSYYCYKLLLGVQYSEDDYYECSKGVLCRVGDFPAVKSMGLNHLWADVCIMALMLLAYRLVAYLALHRVQLR; encoded by the exons ATGTCTGAAGCTTATGATGGGGTTGTTCTTGCCCACCCCATACAAGCCAATCAACAATCTGTCCTCCAAATCTCCAGATATCCTATTACTTTGAAG tttGAGGAGGTAGTCTACAAAGTTAAACTGGAGCAGCAAGGACTTTGCTGCAGTGTTACATGGGGCAGTCGAGAAAAGACAATATTGAATGGCATAACTGGTATGGTTTGCCCTGGTGAGATCCTAGCAATGCTTGGTCCCTCAGGCAGTGGCAAAACCACCCTCCTTACTGCTCTAGGAGGCCGTCTAAATGGTAAGTTGTCTGGAAAGATCACATACAATGGCCAGCCTTTTTCAGGTTCCATAAAGCGACGCACGGGATTCGTTGCTCAGGATGATGTGTTATACCCTCACCTCACTGTCAAAGAAACTCTACTCTTCACTGCCCTGTTAAGACTTCCCAAAACCTTAACCCAAGAGGAGAAATTGCAGCATGTAGAGCGAGTTATAACTGAACTAGGCTTGACTCGGTGCCAGAATAGCATGATAGGAGGCCCACTCTTCAGAGGAATATCAGGAGGCGAGAAGAAGAGGGTTAGTATTGGTCAAGAAATGTTAATTAATCCAAGCTTGCTGCTACTAGATGAACCTACATCAGGTTTGGACTCAACCACAGCTCAAAGGATTATTACTACCATCAAAAGGCTTGCTAGTGGAGGACGAACTGTTGTCACTACCATTCACCAGCCCTCAAGTCGACTTTACCATATGTTTGATAAGGTTGTGCTGCTCTCAGAGGGCAGCCCCATCTATTATGGTCCTGCATCTTCAGCCTTGGAATATTTTTCTTCAGTTGGTTTCTCTACATCCATGACCATCAATCCAGCTGATCTCTTACTTGATCTTGCCAATG GCATTGCCCCTGATTCTAAACATGGGACTGAACAAGGAGAGAACATGGAACTAGAACAGAAGTCGGTAAAGGAGGCTCTCCTTTCTGGATATGAGAAGAACATTTCCACAAGACTCAAAGCTGAGCTTTGCAGTTTGGACATCAATAGCTACAATTATACAAAAGAAGCCTCCACAa GAATTGATACAATGTCAGAGCAATGGTGCACGAGCTGGTGGCATCAGTTTAAGGTGCTATTTCAAAGGGGACTAAAGGAGAGGAGATATGAATCATTCAACAGGTTAAGAATTTTCCAAGTCATCAGTGTCGCTGTACTTGGTGGACTCCTTTGGTGGCATACCCCATCTTCTCACATCCAAGATCGC ATTGCACTGCTGTTCTTCTTCTCAGTGTTCTGGGGGTTTTACCCACTTTACAATGCAGTTTTTACATTTCCTCAAGAAAGAAGGATGTTGATCAAGGAAAGAGCATCTGGAATGTATCACCTTTCATCCTACTTCCTAGCCAGAACATTTGGAGACCTGCCATTGGAGCTTGCACTCCCAACTGCATTTGTCTTCATAATCTACTGGATGGGGGGGCTTAAGCCTGATCCCATAactttcatcctttccctactAGTGGTTCTGTACAATGTCCTTGTCTCACAAAGCTTGGGATTAGCTATTGGTGCTATTCTCATGGACATAAAGCAAGCTACTACATTAGCTTCAGTCACAACTCTGGTTTTCCTCATTGCAGGAGGATACTACGTTCAACAGATCCCTTCCTTCATAGTATGGCTAAAGTATTTAAGCTATAGCTACTACTGCTACAAACTTCTTCTTGGTGTCCAGTATAGTGAGGATGATTATTATGAGTGCTCTAAGGGAGTTTTATGCAGGGTGGGAGATTTTCCTGCTGTTAAGTCAATGGGTCTCAATCATTTGTGGGCTGATGTGTGCATTATGGCTCTGATGTTGTTGGCTTATCGACTGGTTGCTTATTTGGCATTGCATAGAGTGCAGTTGAGGTGA